The window CCTACTGCCTCTCTGATCTCCTACTTCCCTCTTACGAGGATCCCTGTGATCACATCCGGCCCGCCTGGATCATCCATGATAATCGCCTTGTCCAAAGATCCTTTAACTTACTatacctgcaaagtcccttttgccatgtagtCACGTCCACAGGTTCCTGGGATTAGAACACGGACATCTTGGGGACACTATTCAGCCTACCCTGGCGAGGCTACAGGACTGCAATGCCCTCCTGGTGTTTCAGTGATTGGGAGAAAAAGGGTTGGGGGCTTTCAGCTTTGGGTTCAGCAGGGTCCTTCCTAACTTTGTATTTCTAAGGTCTGAGCTTCACCAACACCAACCCTCCCCTGCCAACCAGAGAAACTCACTGCGGTGTCTCCTTGCAAGTCAGGTGCCAAGTCTAAATCTAAGTGCTGGTGAGAGGTGCAGGCCAGCCAAGAAGCCCTCTAGGCTTGAGGATGCCTGCCCAAAGTCCACCCCTTGCGGCTGCAACAAGCCCATGTTCGGGAAGGGACACAGAAAGGGTCTGGGGCCTGCTAAGGGTGCCAGGGAGGCCATGGGACAAGTGAGGCCTGCTACAACAGCGCGTGTGGGCCAGAGCTGAGGTGTGGCTGCGTTGCGATGGGAGTCAGAGGAAGAAGCTGGGGGCTATAGTCCCGGCCCACAGAGACGCTGGAAACCATGGCTGGGAACGGCTCTGAGGTTGGTGGAAGagcatctctggcctctgggGGCGGGTCGAGGGCCTCCCAGACACGTGCAGCTCCATAGTCCTGGGCATCAGGCTTTTCTTTGTAATGAGACagcaggtgggcagggagggcaggggtggggcaggagggcagggagccccTCTTGCTACCTCTTCTCCATGTTCTGCATCTGCAAGCTGAGGGAGGTGAAGCTGGCCAGGAGGTCGGTCACCTCATCCACCTGCAGGACAAAAGTAAGGCTCTGTCATGGGTGCCAGGACAGGCCCAGGTGCCTCGGCCCCTGGGTCTCCTTCCCAATTCCAAAGCCTGGTGGGCAGACATTCTCTCTCTTCTAGGGGATGTGGTGGCTTCACTGTGACTAGGGAATAGGTGTCCAAGTGTCAATTCTCGACACCTGATGGTCTCAGAATGCCCCAGAGAGAAGGGCCATGAGCAACTTCAAAGGAAGTGGGCAGAGGCTCTGAGGTCCACAGTGAGCTACAACCCATAGCCATGGCCTCTTTCTACGATGAGGGTCTGGCTGCCTCAGAGCAGGAACAGACTGGCCCTGCGGCTGCGGCCAGGCCCTGGGTCTGGCCCTGCGGCGGCGGCTCACCTGTTCTCTGGTGCTTGTCATCTGGAGGCGCGTGCACAGGTCATCCAGCCGTTCCCGCTGCTCGTGCCGCCCCAGGCGCTCCAAGTACTCTCTCAGCATCTGGATGATCTGAAACCAGGGTGCACTGAGCTGGGGGGTCCCAGCTAGCAGGTACATGAGGCCTGATACTGCTGCTAAGAGGCCCGGTGGCACAGGTGCCAACTGGGGTGAGTGTAAGTGACCCAGGAGCCCTGGTGCTGGAGGCGGGGTGTCTGTGGTGAGGGCAGCACCTGCCCGGTGCTTGTTCAATGCCATGGGCTCAGCACGAGGGGCACTCACCTGCTTCACTTCCAGCCGTACCGCCTCCAGGCACTGCGAGTGGCCTTCCTGCAGGATGTTCAGCTTCGACTTGGCCAGGTGCAGCGGCGTGCGGCCGGCTCGGTCCAGGGCGTCTACTCGGGCCCCTTTGGGAGCAGGCAGGGGTGAGcatgctgggggtgagggggcaaGAGGGGGGACAGGGGAGGGACCACATACCTCCTCGTAGCAGTGTGGTGATGACAGGGACATGGTTGGTGCAGGCCGCTGGGGAAAAAGAACGGGGACTTGAGAAGAACAGGGCTTAGCCCCGTGTGCCCGCTGGAGggagcagggctgtgtctccaAGTGTGCCTACGACAGGTCATGCCTCCTGAGAGGGCACCATCAAGGCAGCAACTGGGTAGGACTCAGCAATCGAGTCCAGCTCCCTTCCTGCAccgctggggaaactgaggcttggagatgGGGCCTGCCTCACCATGACCCATGGTGTGAGTCAGCCACAGGGCAGGACCCAGCTGCAGGTCGCACCTTCCCTAGCAGAGCTGCTGCGGGGCCAGTTCAGGATATAGCCAAGTAGTGACCAATGGGGAAGCCCATGGGACACGGACTGGGCGGGTGCAGCCCTGGGGGCTCGGGCTCTTGAGATGACAGGAGATCCT of the Rhinolophus sinicus isolate RSC01 linkage group LG02, ASM3656204v1, whole genome shotgun sequence genome contains:
- the ANKRD54 gene encoding ankyrin repeat domain-containing protein 54 isoform X3 — translated: MPTTWKQQLLEDGADPCAADDKGRTALHFASCNGNDQIVQLLLDHGADPNQRDGLGNTPLHLAACTNHVPVITTLLRGGARVDALDRAGRTPLHLAKSKLNILQEGHSQCLEAVRLEVKQIIQMLREYLERLGRHEQRERLDDLCTRLQMTSTREQVDEVTDLLASFTSLSLQMQNMEKR